The region TAACATTATACGTAATATTCTTATTATATAGCAGGTAAGTCTATATTTCCTGTATTCATAGGAATATCTGCATCTTCATACTCTATTTCAAAGGCTGGTCCTGTTGGCGCATCGACAAAACGTGTAAAGTTCTTTTGGAAAATAAGATTAACGGTACCCGTAGGTCCATTTCTCTGTTTCCCTATGATGATTTCTGCATCTTCCTCAGGTTTTTTTCTAAACTCGGACGTGTACTCTTTACCTTCGGCTTTGGCTTTCATCTCTTTTTCTTTCTCTTGCGCCTCACGATAGACATCATCACGATAGACAAAAAGGATGATATCGGCATCTTGTTCTATAGCTCCGGACTCACGCAGATCGGAGAGCATCGGACGCTTGTTATCCCTGCTTTCCACACCACGGTTAAGCTGAGAGAGTGCGATGATGGGTATCTGAAGTTCTCTGGCCAACTGTTTGAGCCCTCTTGAAATTTCAGAGACTTCCTGCTGTCTTCCTTCCCGTCCTTCACCACTCATCAATTGCAAGTAGTCTATAATGGCTACAGAGATTTCAGGGTGTTGTGCTTTCAGTTTACGCAGTTTACTACGTACATGGTGAATAGTTGCATATCCGCCGTCATCTACAAAAAGTTTTTTTGAAGAGAGATCCTGTGTCGCAGCAGAAAGATCACTCCACTGCTCATCTTTAAGGTCACCTACTCTCAGTGCCTGAAGAGGTATGGAGGTTTTTGCAGAAAGCAGTCTAAGCATCAGCTGTTCTGCCGGCATTTCCAGTGAGAAAAAAGCCACCCCTTCATTACGCTCTATCGCTTTGAGTGCCATGTTAAGGACAAATGCTGTTTTCCCCATCGCAGGACGTGCAGCGATGATCACCAGGTCACCTTTACCAAATCCTGACGTCTTATCATTCAGGTTTCTAAATCCCGTATCTGTACCGATCAGTTTAGAATTTCCGAGCGCTTTGAGACGTTCTATTTCCGCCATCATGGCCAAAGTGATCTCTTTAGATTCTCTAAAGTCATCTGATGTTGAGTTTTGTGTGATCTCGTAAAGCTTTTTCTCTACCAGATTCATCACCTCTTCAGCAGGCAGATCATCTTCTATCGTGACCTTTTTGATCTCTGTGGCAAGTGTAGCCAACGCCCTTTTGCTTGATTTTGCTTTGATCTCTTTGAGGTAAGCCGCTGTATTGGTAATAGGATTTGCTGAGAGAAGATCCAACATCGCTACTTCATCAAACTTACCCATAGCATTGAGTTTTGAACGTAGAAACTCATCATCCAATGGTTTCTCTTCTACCGAAAGTTCTTCCATCGCAGCAAAAACATGCTGATGAAAAGGCAGGTAAAAGTCATGTGGCTTTAACTTCGCCGCGATCTCTTCATAGATTTCAGGATCAAAAATAATGGCAGAGAGTACTGCTCTTTCGATATTTAGGTTGTACATGTTTTCCATTATTTATTATCCTCTGCGAATTTCTCTACTTCTTGCACAAATCTCTCAACCAACTCTTCTTCAGGGAGTCTTGCAACCACCTCTCCTTTAAGCATGACCAGTCCTGAGCCTTTGCCATACGCTATAGCAACATCCGCATGTTTGGCTTCACCAATAGCATTGACCACACAACCCATCACAGAAACATCCATAGGTGTTTTGATGTGTGCCGTTCGTTTTTCTACTTCTGCTACAGCTGTTACCAAATCCGCCTCTATTCGTCCGCAGGTTGGACAGGAGATGATGTTTAGTCCTTCTTTCATCCTGCCGCTGTCTTTGAGTATGGCTTTACCGACTTTGATCTCTTCTTCTAACTCACCGGTGATGGAGACTCTCATCGTATCCCCTATCCCGTCAAGCAACAAAGCCCCCAAACCTATGGAAGACTTTATCGTTGCATGGAAAATAGTACCTGCTTCTGTCACACCCAAGTGAAAAGGATATTCATTTCTGGGGCGTAACATTCTGTAGGCATCTACGGTTCTATCTACATCTGAAGCTTTAAGTGACACTTTGATATCTGTAAATCCAAGATCTTCCAAAAATTTGATGTTGTACTCTGCAGAAGCAACCATACCCTCTGCTGTTGCACCATACTTTTGATCAAACTCTTTTTCCAATGAACCGGCATTCACCCCTATACGTATAGGCAGGTTTCTATCCTGGCAGGCTTTGACGATCTCTTTTATACGTGATTTCTCACCGATATTCCCAGGATTCAGACGTATACAGTCCACCCATTTTGCTGCTTCCAGTGCAAGCTTATAGTTAAAATGAATATCTGCAATGAGAGGTAAAGAGATCTGTTCCTTAATGGCTTTAAGTGCAAATGCATCCTGCATCTCAGGTACCGCCACACGTACCATATCAGCCCCGGCAAAATGCAGACGGTTGATCTGCTCTACTGTCTCTGCTATGTTATGTGTATCACTGTATGTCATAGACTGTACAGAGATAGGTGCATCTCCGCCTACAGCGACATTACCTACATAAATTTTTTTGGTTTTCACTCTTTCTTTCACGGTTTGCCTTTTGAATAATTCTCTTATTTTACCCAAACAACCTACAACAGATATTAAGAGAATTCAACCGGGTCGAAATCTATCTCTATCTCTCTACAATCTACACGATGTAACGCCTTGAGTAAAGGGACTCTGTGCTTGGCTCTCAATAATATATGAAACCTGAATTTATTGGCTATTTTCTCTACGGGTGCTTTACCGTGTCCCACGATCTCCACCTCTTCAAATGCTTTGAGTTTCGTCACGGTATCCAGTGTGATTTTGCTTGCTTTGGTTTCATCTTTATGTGCGATGAGTATACGTGCCAATGAAGCAAAAGGAGGATAATCAGCCATCTCTAAAAATGCCAGTTCATCTTTAATGAAAAGTTCATAATCAGCCAGATAGGTTTGAAAAAATTCCGGATCACCGGTCTGTACTATGATCTGCGCTGCTTTTGCCCGTCCGCTTCGACCGGCAATTTGAAAGAGTAAGGACATCGCTCTCTCACGTGCTCTATAATCGGCCAGTCCCAAGATGTAATCAAGTCCCATAATGATACTCAAGGTAATATTTGCATAGTCATGGCCCTTACTCAGCATCTGTGTACCCAAAAGCAGTTGACTCTCGCCGCTTTCAAAACGTTTCAATGCCTCTTTCAGTTTTTTAGCCGTCGTGATACTGTCTTTATCAAACTGTTCTATTTGTATGCCTTCTACCGCCTCAGAGATCACTTCTATGGCTTCCACTGTTCCCATACGTTCGCTTTTGAGCGGTGTGTGCCCACAGTGGGTACAAGTATCCACTATCGCTTCCGTATAGTTGCAGTAGTGACATTTCAAGTGTCTGTGTTTTCTATGCAATGCCATACCGACGGAACAGTAAGGACACAAATGTGTCTTTCCACAGCTCTCACAATAAAGGTACTTAAAGTTCCCACGTGTAGGAAGAAACAGCAGTGACTGATCTCCCGCTTTATAGTGTGTATGTATGGCATCCAACATCGTATGGTTGATCCTGTCACCGGAAATGAACTTGTAATTTTTTTCTGTCTGAACATACGGTTTATCGAGCTTGACCACATCATATTTATAGTACGAACTCATCGAAGGTGTTGCAGAGGCCAATACCACTTTAGCACCCAGTTTACTCCCCATCAACACAGCCACATCGCGTGCATGGTAACGAGGTCTGGTCATCGCCTTATAGCTATCATCATGCTCTTCATCTACAATAATGAGCCCAAGGTTGGACAATGGCACAAAAAGAGCAGAACGTGCCCCTGCCACTATGCGTATTTCTCCTGTTTCTATGCCTTTGAGAATAGACTCTTTTTTCTTCTTGGTCAACTTAGAATGCCACATTGCCACGCACTCACCAAAATAGACCTTGAGACGTGTTTCCATTTGCGGTGTCAGTGAGATTTCGGGCATGAGAAAGATAGAAGTTTTCTCCTCTTCCAGCATCTTAGCCATGAGAGAAATGAAAATCTCTGTCTTCCCCGAACCCGTGACACCAAAAAGAAGCGCTTTGTCTTTTTTGGAGAGTTGCTCATAGGCTTTTTGTTGTATTTCACTTAACTTCGGAAGCATATTGCTTTCTATGCTTCCCGAAGATAATTCTGTTGCGGAAGAAAGTTTAAATGGAATAAAGAGAGAAAGTGCTTCACCCAAAGAAGAAAAATAATACTCAGAGATAAACTTTGCTACTTCCATCTGTTGATCACTATAATAACTGTCTGAAATAGAAGCGATCTCTGCTGTTTCAAACTCAGGCTTTGCCACCTCTTCGATGACAACAGCATCTTTGAGCGTACTCTTTAAAGGCACAGAAAGCACTGTACCCTTTTTTACTGTATAGTTAGATGCATAAGTCAAGCTAGGAGCACTTGACCTGAGAAGAAGAATTTTATAAAAATGCAAGTTATTGAGTCAAAATTTTACAATTCGCATCCGAGGGGTCACAGTCAAAACGGCTACTTGTAATATTAAAATCAGCATAACCTGATACAGGCATCATAAATCTATAGTTAGTACCAACCACCTTCCAGCATCCCTGTGACTTTCCTAATGTTGCACACTTAGGAACAGGGTATTCTAAAACTCTTCCTGTATTTCCATCTGCATCTGCGTTAAAAACATCAAAAGCATTATTAGCTGAATGTAAAGTAGTGATAGGGTGTGTAAAATCACCTTTTAAAATACGTTTTTGTCTTTCTGTCGCAATAGCACTTCGTACAGATCCTATCGTTGCTTTAGCTTTTGCAATTTCTGCATCCCCTCTAGTAGCCGCAAATTTTGGTATAGCTATAGCCGATAATATACCAATCACGACAATAACAAATACAAGTTCAATCATTGTAAATGCTTTATGATCTTTATGAAACATGGTTAATCCTTCCCTCTTTTTTATGATTATATCATAAATTTTACTCTAAACTATAAACTCTTGTTCCACCGGCTGTACTTATATCATTAAGTTTTCGTATGAGTTTAGAAGCGGTCACTGCCGCGGGTGTAATAGTTGGATTTAAGTCGGTTACGGTTAAGTTATATTCAGCACCCGCATGTATACCTTGTATTTCAACAATATCCTCACCATTACACATATATGTTATCCCATTGTTTACAAAAGAACCTTGAGGACTGGAAACGCCATCTCCCTCTACTACTGCTATATTAAGGTTTGTCATCTCTTCTATTCCTGTCGTAGAAAATTCCCTATAGCCCTGCACCGCATAGTGATGACTCATTTCAGAAAGAAGCTGCTGTACTTCCTGTGTACATTTTGCAGCATTCGCATCATCTCTACTTGCTG is a window of Sulfurovum sp. TSL6 DNA encoding:
- a CDS encoding primosomal protein N', with protein sequence MHFYKILLLRSSAPSLTYASNYTVKKGTVLSVPLKSTLKDAVVIEEVAKPEFETAEIASISDSYYSDQQMEVAKFISEYYFSSLGEALSLFIPFKLSSATELSSGSIESNMLPKLSEIQQKAYEQLSKKDKALLFGVTGSGKTEIFISLMAKMLEEEKTSIFLMPEISLTPQMETRLKVYFGECVAMWHSKLTKKKKESILKGIETGEIRIVAGARSALFVPLSNLGLIIVDEEHDDSYKAMTRPRYHARDVAVLMGSKLGAKVVLASATPSMSSYYKYDVVKLDKPYVQTEKNYKFISGDRINHTMLDAIHTHYKAGDQSLLFLPTRGNFKYLYCESCGKTHLCPYCSVGMALHRKHRHLKCHYCNYTEAIVDTCTHCGHTPLKSERMGTVEAIEVISEAVEGIQIEQFDKDSITTAKKLKEALKRFESGESQLLLGTQMLSKGHDYANITLSIIMGLDYILGLADYRARERAMSLLFQIAGRSGRAKAAQIIVQTGDPEFFQTYLADYELFIKDELAFLEMADYPPFASLARILIAHKDETKASKITLDTVTKLKAFEEVEIVGHGKAPVEKIANKFRFHILLRAKHRVPLLKALHRVDCREIEIDFDPVEFS
- a CDS encoding type II secretion system protein, giving the protein MFHKDHKAFTMIELVFVIVVIGILSAIAIPKFAATRGDAEIAKAKATIGSVRSAIATERQKRILKGDFTHPITTLHSANNAFDVFNADADGNTGRVLEYPVPKCATLGKSQGCWKVVGTNYRFMMPVSGYADFNITSSRFDCDPSDANCKILTQ
- a CDS encoding type II secretion system protein yields the protein MNSNQRKAFTQIELIFVMLVVGILAVVAIPKLAASRDDANAAKCTQEVQQLLSEMSHHYAVQGYREFSTTGIEEMTNLNIAVVEGDGVSSPQGSFVNNGITYMCNGEDIVEIQGIHAGAEYNLTVTDLNPTITPAAVTASKLIRKLNDISTAGGTRVYSLE
- the ispG gene encoding flavodoxin-dependent (E)-4-hydroxy-3-methylbut-2-enyl-diphosphate synthase yields the protein MKERVKTKKIYVGNVAVGGDAPISVQSMTYSDTHNIAETVEQINRLHFAGADMVRVAVPEMQDAFALKAIKEQISLPLIADIHFNYKLALEAAKWVDCIRLNPGNIGEKSRIKEIVKACQDRNLPIRIGVNAGSLEKEFDQKYGATAEGMVASAEYNIKFLEDLGFTDIKVSLKASDVDRTVDAYRMLRPRNEYPFHLGVTEAGTIFHATIKSSIGLGALLLDGIGDTMRVSITGELEEEIKVGKAILKDSGRMKEGLNIISCPTCGRIEADLVTAVAEVEKRTAHIKTPMDVSVMGCVVNAIGEAKHADVAIAYGKGSGLVMLKGEVVARLPEEELVERFVQEVEKFAEDNK
- a CDS encoding replicative DNA helicase; this encodes MENMYNLNIERAVLSAIIFDPEIYEEIAAKLKPHDFYLPFHQHVFAAMEELSVEEKPLDDEFLRSKLNAMGKFDEVAMLDLLSANPITNTAAYLKEIKAKSSKRALATLATEIKKVTIEDDLPAEEVMNLVEKKLYEITQNSTSDDFRESKEITLAMMAEIERLKALGNSKLIGTDTGFRNLNDKTSGFGKGDLVIIAARPAMGKTAFVLNMALKAIERNEGVAFFSLEMPAEQLMLRLLSAKTSIPLQALRVGDLKDEQWSDLSAATQDLSSKKLFVDDGGYATIHHVRSKLRKLKAQHPEISVAIIDYLQLMSGEGREGRQQEVSEISRGLKQLARELQIPIIALSQLNRGVESRDNKRPMLSDLRESGAIEQDADIILFVYRDDVYREAQEKEKEMKAKAEGKEYTSEFRKKPEEDAEIIIGKQRNGPTGTVNLIFQKNFTRFVDAPTGPAFEIEYEDADIPMNTGNIDLPAI